A window of Nitrospirae bacterium YQR-1 genomic DNA:
GGAGCGTCTCCTTACATATGCGATAACCGGAGGGGATGTTAAATCGGCTGATGTTTATCTGATGTACAGATTGTTTCCTGCCGCTGCGATAGAGAAATACAATATTTCAAAAGAAGGCTTAAACGACAAAGCAATCATGGTGATAAAAAAGGAAATAACACTGAGTAAATAGTATGACATCTTGTAATAAAAATAATTTAAACAAGGAGGTAACGGTAAATGACCATAGGTCTGCTGATTACGCGGGACGGCTTTAGCCAGGACATTATAGGATTGACTAAGGCGGCGGTTAATAAGGGCCATCAGGTTATATTGTTTATGATGGATGACGGGGCACGGCATAGCCAGAGTAAGGACGTCGTGGCACTGAAGGACATCCCCGGAGTTACGATGAGTTTATGTGACCACAGCGCCAAACTCAGGGATATAACAGAGGGGATGATACCTGAGGGCTGCACTGCAGGGAGCCAGTATCAGAACTCAGTGATGAATCAGGATGCCGATAAGGTTTTGGTAATATAAGATAACAAGAGACGGAGGGAATAAATGGCTAAGAAAATAGCGGTGTTAGTGAGGGACAGACAAGGAGAGGCATTGAGAATGAGTGTGGGTATCACTGTTATGGATGACATCGTAGAGGTGTTCATTTTGGATAATAAGATTGTCTCCAACGAGGAGAACGACATGAACCTCGAAATGATAAAAGAAATGGATATGACTCTCTTTACAAACATAAAAGACTATGACGACATTAAATATATGTCAACGGAAGATGTTGCAAAGAAACTTCTGGAATATGACAACATATTAGCCTATTAATTCGGAGGATAAATGAAGGTACTATATATATTAAAACAGGATGCAAGCGAAACGGCGAAAACCTTTATGGAAGTACATAAAAAACATGCAGAGGTAACAGTCGTTGACCTTAGAAAAGACAAAAACTATGATGACATCATTGACAAAATAGTCTCAAGTGATAAAGTTATTACATGGTAGTGATTTGATGATGAAGCATTGAATTGCCTTTGGGGTCTAGTAAATACAGAGGGACGGTGTTTAGGTGAGGATACTACAGATAATATATGAGAGTGAGGATAGTCCTTTTGGTTTTGGAGGTGCCGGCGTCAGAGCATACGAGATATACAGCAGGCTCACAGACAGACATGAGATAACCCTCTTGTGTATGAAATACAAGGGAGCGAAGGACGGGATAAAAAGCGGCCTTTCACATATCTTTGCCGGTACAGAAAATGATAATCTCACTAAGAGCGTCATTGCTTATACGTTTAAGGCAGGGCGTTATATAAAAAAATGGGGAGGGAGTTTCGACATAATTGTTGAGAACTTCCTTCCGTCAACCCCTTTTTTTACTAAATTTTTGACCTCCACACCTGTGGTGCTTCAGGTGCAGGGGATATTGGAAAAGCACTCTTTCAATAAATTCAGCCCATTGTATTCAATACCGATGTTCAGTGTGGAGAGTTTTTATCCGAGCCTCTACGACAGGCTTCTGTTTGTCTCTGAGGTGACAAGACGCAAGGTGATGTCCAATATTTCGATGAGAAATGCAATCAGCACGGTTATCCCTAACGGGGTAAATCAGGAATTGTTGGAGACAGAACCCACAGAGAAGCCGTATGTGCTTTTTTTTAGCCGCATAGACATCTACACCAAGGGGTTGGATATCCTGATGAGGGCGTTTCATGAAATAGCGGATAAGTACCCGGAGATAACAATAAAACTGGCTGGTTATGAGTTTGATAATGCCTCATTGTTGATAGCAAAGCAGAGCCAGAAGCTCAGGCAGCGGATTCAGTATGTGGGTTTTGTAACCGGACCGGAGAAAATAAAGCTGCTGCAGGAGGCGATGCTGGTGGTGCTGCCTTCACGGCATGAATCGCAGCCGGTCAGTATTGTAGAGGCGGCGGCGTGCGCTAAGCCGGTTATCGTAAGCGATGTGGATGAGTTGTCGTATGTCTCGGAAAATGAAATCGGGCTGACCTTTAGATCGCAAAACTCCGAATCTTTGGCCAATAAGCTTGAGCTGCTTATTAATGACCAATCCCTTCGACAAACACTTGGAAACCGTGGCCGCACATATGCTTCTAAATTCCTCTGGGATAGTATTGCACAAAAATATGAGAGCTTTCTAACCGGTTTTGTAGAGTGATTAAGAAGATAGCCTGATACGAAACTTCCGTATCAGCCGCCTTATACCAAGTTGCATTCAATCGTCTAACTTTGTTGGCATCGTCACAAGCTCCTCAACGTACGCTCCGAATCCCCTGTAAGGGGAGGCGTCGCCTGCTCCCAACCGCCTGCGTTTACTTCTGACTGTAACTTGGTATAAATGAGGAGCAGTCAATATTTTTTTATAGATAATTCGATTGGGTATGGGTTTTGCATTGAAATCAAGCATCATTTCGTGATACAATGAATTATGAAAAATGCTATACCGGTAATAATAATTGTGGCAACAGTGATATTTTATATTTCAGTGATAAGAACGGAGACAGACTTAACAAAAAATGTTAAAATTCTACACGGAGAGTCTATGATGGAAAATGTGCATATTTACAGAAGCACAAGCTCTAAAAGTGTTTGGGAGGCGAGAGTGAACAAAGTAACGTTGGAAGAGAGCCGTAAGAATGCAAAAATTGAAGGAATAGAGGTGGATTTCCTGGAAAGCGGCTTAACGGTTCAAGCCAAAGGCGGTTTTTATAATCTCTCTAAGAACGCTGTAACGATAGAGGGCGATGTAACGGCTTTCAATAAAGACTATAAAATAACTTCAAAGGACATATCCGTTGACTTTAAAAACCAGACGCTTAGTTCTGAAAGCGGCGTTACAATTGCCGGAAAGAACTATACGGTAAGGGCGGATTCTTTTGACACATCAAAGGGTGAGATTGTTAAACTAAACGGTAACGTTAAAGTCGTTTATAACTGATGGTAAATTCAATGGAAAATAAAAGCGGTTTAAGCATAAAGGCGTATGCACTCTGTATGGTGTTTTTTATAGTAACGGCATTTTCCGCAGCAAGTCGCACCCTTTATGCTGCACCACCCTCTGACAACGAGTCCACATCTCTGAAATTATTTAAAAGTGATAAAAATGTACCCCTTGTTATTACAAGTAATCAGTTAAGCACGGACAACAAAAACAAGACGGCAACTTTTATAGGGTCAGTTAAAGCCATAAAGGGGGATACTACATTTTATGCAGATAAGATGGTTGTTTATTACACAGATGACCAGTCTAAAATAAAACAAATAGACTCAACGGGCAACACAAAGCTTGTACGCGGCGAGAAGGTAATAACAGCCGCCAAAACCGTTTACTATGGCGGAGCCGATGAACATGTGGTCTTTACCGGTAACCCTGAGGCAATAGACGGCAAGAACAAAATAATCGGTTCTAAAATGACCTACTACATGAAAGATGACCGCTCTGTCGTGGAAAACAGCCGTGCCCACCTTGAGGATAAATGAACACAATAGAGGCAACAGGATTGAAAAAGAGTTACTCTAAAAAAACTGTAGTGCAAAACCTGAGTTTAACTCTTAAAACCGGGGAGATAGTCGGACTTTTAGGTCCTAACGGTGCCGGCAAGACTACCACTTTTTACATGTTAACAGGCATTGTCAGGCATGATGCCGGCTCAATACGGCTAAACGGGGAGGACATCGGCTCCCTTGCGATGTACGTAAGGGCAAGACGCGGAATTTCATATTTGCCTCAGGATACCTCGATTTTCAGAAAACTCACCGTAGCTCAAAACATACAGGCTGTCCTGGAGATTAAGGGTATCGCAGATACAGCCGATACAGTACAAAGAGTGCTTGAGGAGTTTGCCATATCGCATATTGCCGGCAACATGGCATATACACTTTCGGGGGGCGAGAGAAGGCGCACGGAAATAGCCCGTGCCATTGCTACCGACCCTGTGTTTATTCTCTTTGATGAGCCCTTTACAGGAATAGACCCTATAGCGATAATAGAACTAAAAAAGATGCTGTCCTACTTAAAAAATCGGGGACTGGGGGTGCTTATAACAGACCACAACGTCAGAGACACGCTTTCTATTACCGACAGGGCATACATCATAAACCACGGAGAGGTACTTGATGAGGGCACACCGGAGCAGCTTATCAATAACCGTAACGTTAAACAAGCGTATCTGGGAGAGGATTTTACTCTGTAATGGCACTTGAGACCAGGTTAGAAACCAGGCTGTCACAAAAGCTGATACTGACGCCACAGTTGCAGATGGCGATAAAGCTGTTGCAGTTGCCCCAGCTTGAGCTTACACAGGCAATTAATATGGAAATAATAGAAAACCCGTTTCTTGAGGAACATACAGATGATTTGTACCAGGGTGAGTCCGACGGCGGGTTAAACACTGACCACAACGAACATACAGGGAATGCCGATAAAACGGATTCTGAGGTAACCATGGAAGGGTTGACCTCTTTTTCAGTTGATGAGTACTTTGAGCAGCGGGGAAGCGACGGACGTGACCTTGGGTATTTTAATACCGGTGAGGATGAAAAGCCCGGCTTTGAAACCTTTCTCACAGAAACAATGGATTTAACGGACCACCTGAAGCTCCAGCTTGATATGTCTGAAGCTTTTGGAAAACTTAAAGAAGTGGCGGAGATGATTATCGGCAATATTGATGAAAACGGTTATCTCCGGGCTACTGTAGAGGAATTGACAAGGGTGCTCGATGTGGAACCCTCTGTAGTGGAAAAAGCTTTGAAACTGGTACAGAGCTTTGACCCTCCAGGGGTTGGAGCACGTGATATAAAGGAGTGTC
This region includes:
- the lptA gene encoding lipopolysaccharide transport periplasmic protein LptA, whose product is MENKSGLSIKAYALCMVFFIVTAFSAASRTLYAAPPSDNESTSLKLFKSDKNVPLVITSNQLSTDNKNKTATFIGSVKAIKGDTTFYADKMVVYYTDDQSKIKQIDSTGNTKLVRGEKVITAAKTVYYGGADEHVVFTGNPEAIDGKNKIIGSKMTYYMKDDRSVVENSRAHLEDK
- the lptB gene encoding LPS export ABC transporter ATP-binding protein, with translation MNTIEATGLKKSYSKKTVVQNLSLTLKTGEIVGLLGPNGAGKTTTFYMLTGIVRHDAGSIRLNGEDIGSLAMYVRARRGISYLPQDTSIFRKLTVAQNIQAVLEIKGIADTADTVQRVLEEFAISHIAGNMAYTLSGGERRRTEIARAIATDPVFILFDEPFTGIDPIAIIELKKMLSYLKNRGLGVLITDHNVRDTLSITDRAYIINHGEVLDEGTPEQLINNRNVKQAYLGEDFTL
- a CDS encoding glycosyltransferase family 4 protein, with product MRILQIIYESEDSPFGFGGAGVRAYEIYSRLTDRHEITLLCMKYKGAKDGIKSGLSHIFAGTENDNLTKSVIAYTFKAGRYIKKWGGSFDIIVENFLPSTPFFTKFLTSTPVVLQVQGILEKHSFNKFSPLYSIPMFSVESFYPSLYDRLLFVSEVTRRKVMSNISMRNAISTVIPNGVNQELLETEPTEKPYVLFFSRIDIYTKGLDILMRAFHEIADKYPEITIKLAGYEFDNASLLIAKQSQKLRQRIQYVGFVTGPEKIKLLQEAMLVVLPSRHESQPVSIVEAAACAKPVIVSDVDELSYVSENEIGLTFRSQNSESLANKLELLINDQSLRQTLGNRGRTYASKFLWDSIAQKYESFLTGFVE
- the lptC gene encoding LPS export ABC transporter periplasmic protein LptC, whose amino-acid sequence is MKNAIPVIIIVATVIFYISVIRTETDLTKNVKILHGESMMENVHIYRSTSSKSVWEARVNKVTLEESRKNAKIEGIEVDFLESGLTVQAKGGFYNLSKNAVTIEGDVTAFNKDYKITSKDISVDFKNQTLSSESGVTIAGKNYTVRADSFDTSKGEIVKLNGNVKVVYN